A part of Pirellulales bacterium genomic DNA contains:
- a CDS encoding DUF2238 domain-containing protein produces the protein MTYRRADMPLWTMLAVALVATAWSAVGTRDYGTWFFELSIGGVGIGVLAAVAPRFRFTPMVYLTAAAHFVILAIGAKYSYAEAPPGNWLRDALGLDRNPFDRVGHFAQGFTPALIAREVLVRVGEVRRAWLVLLLSAAVPLAFSALYEIVEWGWVLAFYPDQGPEWLGMQGDPWDAQWDMFMALVGAAAALVCLGRLQARWLTAGVITAMLPFASSVLPFVNTTPRMARKSAVCDRCDTRVASMPLVAENACRAELAVSVVFGGAGGFPLNK, from the coding sequence ATGACGTATCGCCGTGCCGACATGCCGCTGTGGACCATGCTGGCCGTGGCGCTCGTTGCCACGGCGTGGTCGGCGGTCGGGACGCGCGACTATGGCACTTGGTTCTTCGAACTGTCGATCGGCGGCGTGGGCATCGGCGTGCTGGCGGCCGTGGCACCGCGGTTCCGCTTCACGCCGATGGTCTATCTGACGGCGGCGGCCCACTTCGTCATTCTGGCGATCGGCGCCAAATACAGCTACGCCGAGGCGCCGCCCGGCAACTGGCTGCGAGACGCCTTGGGCCTCGACCGCAACCCGTTCGACCGCGTCGGGCATTTCGCGCAGGGCTTCACGCCCGCCTTGATCGCGCGCGAGGTGCTGGTGCGCGTGGGCGAAGTGCGTCGCGCATGGCTCGTGCTCCTGTTGAGCGCGGCGGTGCCGCTGGCGTTCAGCGCTTTGTACGAGATTGTGGAATGGGGCTGGGTGCTGGCCTTTTATCCCGACCAAGGCCCCGAGTGGCTGGGGATGCAGGGCGATCCCTGGGACGCGCAATGGGACATGTTCATGGCCCTGGTCGGCGCCGCCGCCGCGCTGGTCTGCCTCGGCCGGCTGCAAGCTCGCTGGCTGACCGCGGGAGTAATCACCGCGATGCTGCCGTTCGCTTCATCGGTCCTCCCGTTTGTAAACACCACGCCGCGGATGGCGCGCAAGAGCGCCGTCTGCGACCGATGCGACACGCGTGTCGCATCGATGCCGCTCGTCGCGGAAAACGCATGCCGAGCAGAACTTGCTGTCAGCGTTGTTTTCGGCGGAGCAGGCGGGTTCCCGCTCAACAAATGA